One Micromonospora sp. WMMD812 genomic window carries:
- a CDS encoding dipeptide/oligopeptide/nickel ABC transporter permease/ATP-binding protein: MRRRLTERLARPGIGFRRLPPLSWVALGVLVVVALAALLAPIIAPHSPLTQHSAGGGPSATHWMGLDSASRDIFSRLLHGARWSLLIGLGATGLALLAGSVIGAVAATSRKWVDEGVMRVLDVIMAFPGIALAAVLVAVFGGGVGVLVAAIGFLNTPPVARIVRANVLAQYGEDYVAAEKTIGARTPYILVRHVAVNCAAPILVFCTVMVADAIVFEASLSFIGAGVRPPDPSWGSVIADGKNLVLLGGWWATVFPGLLILLTVLALNILSEGISDAWATPAARRPATRRAGDVDTIEQARPGSGEVTELPGLAEAARRLAERARPLPDGPPILEVDNLAIGFDGRHDGVDVVDGISFDVRPGEVLGLVGESGCGKSLTALTVMGLQPREARIRGAIRFAGADLLRMPRTARRRLLGHDLAMIYQDALSSLNPAMTVRAQLKQLVRRGGRRTATELLELVGLDPDRTLSAYPHELSGGQRQRVLIAMALSRDPKLIIADEPTTALDVTVQAQVIQLLLRLRAELGFALILVSHDLALVADVTDRVVVMYGGQIVETGVTTELVGAPAHHYARGLLGSVLSLESGAARLSQIRGVVPSPADFPAGCRFADRCPMATDVCHAVAPDLVGDQRRHAAACHHPAITLTQPLTAGTEAR, encoded by the coding sequence ATGCGTCGACGACTCACCGAACGGCTGGCCCGACCCGGCATCGGATTCCGCCGGCTGCCGCCCCTGTCCTGGGTCGCGCTCGGGGTCCTCGTGGTGGTCGCCCTCGCCGCCCTGCTCGCCCCGATCATCGCGCCGCACTCCCCGCTGACCCAGCACTCCGCCGGCGGCGGCCCCTCCGCCACCCACTGGATGGGCCTGGACAGCGCCAGCCGGGACATCTTCAGCCGCCTGCTGCACGGCGCCCGGTGGTCACTGCTCATCGGGCTCGGCGCGACCGGCCTGGCGCTGCTGGCCGGGTCGGTGATCGGGGCCGTCGCGGCCACCTCCCGCAAGTGGGTGGACGAAGGGGTCATGCGCGTCCTGGACGTGATCATGGCCTTCCCCGGCATCGCGCTGGCGGCCGTCCTGGTTGCGGTGTTCGGCGGCGGGGTCGGCGTCCTGGTCGCCGCGATCGGGTTCCTCAACACCCCGCCCGTCGCCCGCATCGTCCGGGCGAACGTGCTCGCCCAGTACGGCGAGGACTACGTCGCCGCCGAGAAGACCATCGGCGCCCGTACGCCGTACATCCTCGTCCGGCACGTGGCGGTCAACTGCGCCGCGCCCATCCTGGTCTTCTGCACCGTCATGGTCGCCGACGCGATCGTGTTCGAGGCGTCGCTGTCCTTCATCGGCGCGGGCGTCCGCCCACCGGACCCCTCCTGGGGCAGTGTCATCGCCGATGGCAAGAACCTGGTGCTGCTCGGCGGGTGGTGGGCCACCGTCTTCCCGGGCCTGCTGATCCTGCTCACCGTGCTGGCCCTGAACATCCTGTCCGAGGGCATCTCCGACGCCTGGGCCACACCGGCCGCCCGCCGCCCGGCGACCCGGCGCGCCGGCGACGTCGACACGATCGAGCAGGCCCGACCCGGATCGGGCGAGGTCACCGAACTGCCCGGGCTCGCCGAAGCCGCCCGCCGGCTCGCCGAACGGGCCCGCCCCCTGCCCGACGGCCCGCCGATCCTCGAGGTGGACAACCTCGCCATCGGCTTCGACGGCCGGCATGACGGCGTGGACGTCGTCGACGGGATCTCCTTCGACGTCCGACCCGGAGAAGTGCTCGGGCTCGTCGGGGAATCCGGCTGCGGCAAGTCCCTGACCGCCCTGACCGTCATGGGCCTGCAACCGCGCGAGGCCCGGATCCGCGGCGCCATCCGGTTCGCCGGCGCCGATCTGCTCCGCATGCCCCGCACGGCGCGACGGCGGCTCCTCGGCCACGACCTGGCCATGATCTACCAGGACGCGCTCTCGTCGCTCAACCCGGCGATGACCGTCCGCGCCCAGCTCAAGCAGCTCGTCCGGCGGGGCGGCCGGCGTACCGCGACGGAGCTGCTCGAACTGGTCGGGCTCGACCCGGACCGCACGCTCTCCGCCTACCCGCACGAACTCTCCGGCGGCCAGCGGCAACGGGTCCTCATCGCGATGGCCCTGTCCCGGGATCCCAAGCTCATCATCGCCGACGAACCGACCACCGCGCTGGACGTCACGGTGCAGGCACAGGTGATCCAGCTGCTGCTGCGGCTCCGCGCGGAACTCGGCTTCGCGCTGATCCTGGTCTCGCACGACCTCGCCCTGGTCGCCGACGTGACCGACCGGGTCGTGGTGATGTACGGCGGGCAGATCGTCGAGACCGGCGTGACGACCGAACTGGTGGGCGCACCCGCCCACCACTACGCCCGGGGGCTGCTCGGTTCGGTGCTGTCCCTGGAATCCGGGGCGGCCCGGCTGTCGCAGATCCGCGGCGTCGTCCCGTCCCCCGCCGATTTCCCGGCCGGCTGCCGGTTCGCCGACCGCTGCCCCATGGCGACCGACGTGTGCCACGCCGTCGCCCCCGACCTGGTCGGCGACCAACGTCGGCATGCGGCGGCCTGCCACCACCCGGCGATCACGCTCACCCAGCCGCTCACGGCGGGAACGGAGGCCCGGTGA
- a CDS encoding ABC transporter ATP-binding protein, producing MNPTGSAGAPLLELADVHVVHRARSGGIFARDRVYALTGADLTVAPGETVGIVGESGCGKSTLARVLVALQRPTAGTVRFRGQDVWATPESRRRRTIGATTGMVFQDPSTALNRRLSVRQILRDPLDVHRRGTAGDRERRVRELLDLVGLPASSADVLPGQLSGGQRQRVAIARALALEPDLVVADEPTSALDVSVRAQILNLLLDLKDQLGLAMVFVSHDIQTVRRMSDRVVTMYLGRIVEQAPARSVPGQARHPYTRALFSATPGLLSPIDPIPLSGLVPSATRPPSGCPFRTRCWKADDTCARELPAAQGGTDGHLFRCHHPVPVGATDLELISQAQERP from the coding sequence GTGAACCCGACCGGATCGGCAGGTGCCCCCCTGCTGGAACTCGCCGACGTGCACGTCGTCCACCGGGCCCGTTCGGGCGGCATCTTCGCCCGCGACCGGGTGTACGCGCTGACCGGCGCCGATCTCACCGTCGCGCCCGGGGAGACGGTCGGGATCGTGGGCGAGTCGGGCTGCGGCAAGTCGACGCTGGCCCGCGTGCTGGTCGCGCTGCAGCGCCCCACCGCCGGGACCGTCCGCTTCCGGGGCCAGGACGTGTGGGCGACACCGGAGTCGCGGCGCCGCCGGACGATCGGCGCCACGACCGGCATGGTCTTCCAGGACCCGTCGACCGCGTTGAACCGCCGCCTGTCCGTCCGGCAGATCCTGCGCGACCCGCTGGATGTGCACCGGCGCGGCACCGCGGGCGACCGGGAGCGGCGGGTCCGTGAGCTGCTCGACCTCGTCGGACTGCCGGCCAGCTCCGCCGACGTGCTGCCCGGCCAGCTCTCCGGCGGGCAGCGGCAGCGGGTCGCCATCGCCCGGGCCCTGGCGCTGGAACCCGACCTGGTGGTGGCCGACGAGCCGACGAGCGCGCTGGACGTGTCGGTGCGGGCCCAGATCCTCAACCTGCTGCTGGACCTCAAGGACCAGCTCGGGCTCGCCATGGTCTTCGTCTCGCACGACATCCAGACGGTACGGCGGATGAGCGACCGGGTGGTCACCATGTACCTCGGGCGGATCGTGGAGCAGGCCCCCGCCCGGTCCGTGCCCGGGCAGGCACGGCACCCGTACACGCGGGCGCTGTTCTCCGCGACCCCGGGCCTGCTCTCGCCGATCGACCCGATCCCGCTGTCCGGCCTCGTCCCCTCGGCGACCCGGCCGCCGTCCGGATGCCCGTTCCGCACCCGATGTTGGAAGGCGGACGACACCTGCGCCCGTGAGCTTCCCGCGGCGCAGGGCGGGACGGACGGGCACCTGTTCCGCTGTCACCACCCCGTGCCGGTCGGCGCCACCGACCTCGAACTGATCAGCCAAGCACAGGAGCGTCCATGA
- a CDS encoding dihydrodipicolinate synthase family protein, protein MTIAAALTGVIPPVCTPLTPDFEVDTRSLTRLVDHQLRGGVDALFVLGSSSEVAFLPDGHRRTVLDTVVNHVAGQVPVLAGVIDMTTPRVLDHARVAAQAGAAALVATAPFYARTHPVEIDTHFRAIAERTGLPLYAYDLPVSVHTKLGAELVLGLAADGVLAGVKDSSGDDAGMRGLLLGRRDRPDLTGFSVLTGSELTVDSALWMGADGVVPGLGNVDPDGYVRLYQSAAKGDWVAARTEQERLFRMFELVFVGAHRMGMSSSALGAFKAALHLRGIIDHPTTARPQVPLNSEETARVGRYLADAGLL, encoded by the coding sequence ATGACCATCGCCGCCGCACTCACCGGCGTCATCCCCCCGGTGTGCACCCCGCTGACCCCCGACTTCGAGGTGGACACCCGTTCGCTCACCCGGCTCGTCGACCACCAGCTCCGGGGCGGAGTGGACGCGCTGTTCGTGCTCGGCTCCTCGTCCGAGGTGGCCTTCCTGCCCGACGGGCACCGGCGGACCGTGTTGGACACGGTGGTCAATCACGTCGCGGGTCAGGTGCCGGTGCTCGCCGGCGTCATCGACATGACCACCCCACGGGTGCTGGACCACGCCCGGGTCGCCGCGCAGGCCGGGGCGGCGGCGCTCGTCGCCACCGCGCCGTTCTACGCCCGCACCCACCCGGTGGAGATCGACACGCACTTCCGGGCCATCGCCGAGCGGACCGGCCTGCCGCTGTACGCGTACGACCTGCCGGTGTCGGTGCACACCAAGCTCGGCGCGGAACTGGTGCTCGGGCTGGCCGCGGACGGGGTGCTGGCCGGTGTCAAGGACTCCAGCGGCGACGACGCCGGCATGCGGGGGCTGCTGCTCGGCCGGCGGGACCGGCCGGACCTCACCGGATTCAGCGTGCTGACCGGTTCGGAGCTCACCGTCGACTCGGCGTTGTGGATGGGCGCCGACGGTGTCGTGCCCGGTCTGGGCAATGTCGACCCGGACGGCTACGTGCGGCTGTACCAGTCCGCGGCCAAGGGCGACTGGGTGGCGGCGCGCACGGAGCAGGAGCGGCTGTTCCGGATGTTCGAGCTGGTGTTCGTGGGAGCGCACCGGATGGGGATGAGCTCGTCGGCGCTCGGCGCGTTCAAGGCGGCGCTGCACCTGCGGGGGATCATCGACCATCCGACCACCGCCCGGCCGCAGGTGCCGCTGAACAGCGAGGAGACCGCCCGGGTCGGCCGGTACCTGGCCGACGCCGGGCTGCTCTGA
- a CDS encoding acetylxylan esterase codes for MLTDWPLDTLRDYRPARTEPDDFDDFWTATIGEAAAAAWPARLDPYDAGLATVEVYDVTFAGYAGQPVRAWLLLPRHRSGPLPCVVEYIGYGNGRGLPHDWLFWSAAGYAHLVMDTRGQGAAGSLTGDTPDPDPSGSPQANGFLTRGVTDPGSYYYRRVFADAVRAVETARLLPQVDPTRIVVAGGSQGGGIALAAAGLVDGLAGVLADVPFLCHFRRAVDITDAGPYAELGSYLQTRRGEVDRVFHTLGYVDGVNFAPRITAPVLMSVALMDAVCPPSTVFAAYHHCASADKDIVVWPYNRHEGGAAFQRVEQLRWLGTRVPAGGPSTP; via the coding sequence GTGCTCACCGACTGGCCACTCGACACGCTGCGCGACTACCGGCCCGCCCGGACCGAACCCGACGACTTCGACGATTTCTGGACCGCGACGATCGGCGAGGCCGCGGCCGCCGCCTGGCCGGCCCGTCTCGACCCGTACGACGCGGGACTCGCCACGGTGGAGGTGTACGACGTCACCTTCGCCGGCTACGCCGGCCAGCCGGTACGCGCCTGGCTGCTGCTGCCCCGCCACCGGTCCGGGCCGCTGCCCTGCGTCGTCGAGTACATCGGCTACGGCAACGGCCGCGGCCTGCCGCACGACTGGCTCTTCTGGAGCGCCGCCGGGTACGCCCACCTCGTCATGGACACCCGGGGCCAGGGCGCCGCCGGCTCGTTGACCGGGGACACCCCCGACCCGGACCCGTCCGGGTCACCCCAGGCCAACGGCTTCCTCACCCGGGGCGTCACCGACCCCGGCAGCTACTACTACCGCCGCGTCTTCGCCGACGCGGTGCGGGCCGTCGAGACCGCCCGGCTCCTCCCGCAGGTCGACCCGACCCGCATCGTGGTGGCTGGCGGCAGCCAGGGCGGCGGGATCGCGCTCGCCGCGGCGGGGCTCGTCGACGGCCTGGCCGGGGTGCTCGCCGACGTGCCGTTCCTGTGCCACTTCCGCCGGGCGGTGGACATCACCGACGCCGGACCGTACGCCGAACTCGGGTCGTACCTCCAGACGCGCCGCGGCGAGGTGGACCGGGTGTTCCACACCCTCGGGTACGTCGACGGGGTGAACTTCGCCCCCCGGATCACGGCGCCGGTGCTGATGTCGGTGGCGCTGATGGACGCGGTCTGCCCGCCGTCGACCGTCTTCGCCGCTTACCACCACTGCGCCAGCGCGGACAAGGACATCGTGGTCTGGCCGTACAACCGGCACGAGGGAGGAGCCGCCTTCCAGCGGGTGGAGCAGCTGCGCTGGCTCGGCACGCGGGTGCCCGCCGGCGGCCCCTCGACCCCCTGA
- a CDS encoding sialidase family protein — MSEGHRTRHPAGWRGPRRRAGVLLAVAGLLAGTLTAPQAADAADAGAVRAGAADARPGATGAAPFVDEQVLYGQGQFGYACFRIPAVVRAANGMVLAFAEGRVDDCGDDGDIDLVLRRSADGGRTWGPLQVVVQGDGRTRGNPVPIVDERTGRVVVVGTSNGPAPCPNGCDRDPYLVTSEDNGATWSPVRELTEAKRPEWNFWYATGPMHGIQLQRGPHAGRLVVGASFESYDGVGPHVYGTHLLYSDDGGLTWQIGAETSRDDGSVIAQEVTVVERTDGRIYALARERGTDPGHRAYALSSDGGQTFDAPFRTIPDLEIPDVQASLLRFGATDAGQRRNRILLSSPAHPVAREVMTIRSSFDEGRRWQDWDEGKVFHWGPTAYSDLVRLDGDEAALLYEAGQASPYETIRYARFNEAYLATPNGTPPGIPGPPAPGPTTPDISHHRNPAYVRGGAQPTAGRFGDGLALDGVDDRVEVPFDRSIDLGGGDFTFATWIRYADTTGSHAIMWAYRTGGGTTPQLWLRAEPASNRIRALIMVDRFNVSVSSPQAYNDGQWHHVVLQRVDGRLVLRVDGAEVAAAAVPPGSVTAGKEFGVQGIHLGQRVDGVDRFRGTLDEVRLYRRALSPTELELIRERNLPIGGQLGLRLPLETVR; from the coding sequence ATGAGTGAAGGGCATCGAACACGGCACCCCGCCGGCTGGCGTGGGCCCCGCCGCCGCGCCGGCGTCCTGCTGGCCGTGGCCGGCCTGCTCGCCGGCACGCTGACCGCGCCGCAGGCGGCGGACGCGGCCGACGCGGGCGCCGTGCGGGCAGGCGCGGCCGATGCACGGCCCGGGGCGACCGGTGCCGCCCCGTTCGTCGACGAACAGGTGCTCTACGGGCAGGGCCAGTTCGGATACGCCTGCTTCCGGATCCCGGCAGTCGTCCGGGCGGCGAACGGCATGGTCCTGGCGTTCGCCGAGGGCCGGGTCGACGACTGCGGCGACGACGGGGACATCGACCTGGTGCTGCGCCGGTCCGCCGACGGCGGGCGCACCTGGGGTCCGCTCCAGGTGGTCGTCCAGGGCGACGGCCGGACCCGGGGCAACCCGGTGCCGATCGTCGACGAGCGCACCGGACGGGTCGTGGTGGTGGGCACGAGCAACGGCCCCGCCCCGTGCCCGAACGGCTGCGACCGCGACCCCTACCTGGTCACCAGCGAGGACAACGGCGCGACCTGGTCGCCGGTACGGGAGTTGACCGAGGCCAAGCGCCCGGAGTGGAACTTCTGGTACGCCACCGGGCCGATGCACGGCATCCAGCTCCAGCGTGGCCCGCACGCCGGGCGGCTGGTGGTCGGGGCCAGCTTCGAGAGCTACGACGGGGTGGGCCCGCACGTCTACGGCACGCACCTGCTCTACAGCGACGACGGAGGGCTGACCTGGCAGATCGGCGCGGAGACGTCCCGGGACGACGGCTCGGTGATCGCCCAGGAGGTGACCGTCGTGGAGCGGACGGACGGGCGGATCTACGCGCTGGCCCGGGAACGGGGCACCGACCCGGGGCACCGGGCGTACGCGCTCAGCAGCGACGGCGGGCAGACGTTCGACGCGCCCTTCCGGACCATCCCCGACCTGGAGATACCGGACGTGCAGGCGTCGCTGCTGCGGTTCGGCGCGACCGACGCCGGCCAGCGCCGGAACCGGATCCTGCTCTCGTCCCCCGCCCACCCCGTGGCGCGGGAGGTGATGACGATTCGTTCCTCCTTCGACGAGGGCCGGCGCTGGCAGGACTGGGACGAGGGCAAGGTCTTCCACTGGGGCCCGACCGCGTACTCGGACCTCGTCCGGCTGGACGGCGACGAGGCGGCGCTGCTGTACGAGGCGGGGCAGGCGAGCCCGTACGAGACCATCCGGTACGCCCGGTTCAACGAGGCCTACCTGGCGACCCCGAACGGTACGCCGCCGGGGATCCCGGGCCCGCCGGCGCCGGGACCGACCACGCCCGACATCTCGCACCATCGCAACCCGGCGTACGTCCGCGGCGGGGCGCAGCCGACGGCGGGCCGCTTCGGCGACGGGCTGGCCCTGGACGGGGTGGACGACCGGGTCGAGGTGCCGTTCGACCGCTCGATCGACCTCGGCGGTGGGGACTTCACGTTCGCGACCTGGATCCGGTACGCGGACACGACGGGCTCGCACGCCATCATGTGGGCGTACCGCACCGGTGGCGGCACGACCCCTCAGCTGTGGCTGCGGGCGGAGCCGGCCAGCAACCGGATCCGCGCACTGATCATGGTGGATCGCTTCAACGTATCGGTCTCCTCGCCGCAGGCGTACAACGACGGACAGTGGCACCATGTGGTGCTGCAACGGGTCGACGGCCGGCTGGTTCTGCGGGTCGACGGTGCCGAGGTGGCCGCGGCGGCGGTGCCGCCCGGATCCGTCACCGCGGGTAAGGAGTTCGGTGTGCAGGGCATCCACCTCGGGCAGCGGGTGGACGGCGTGGACCGCTTCCGCGGCACGCTCGACGAGGTCCGCCTGTACCGCCGGGCGCTGTCGCCCACCGAACTCGAGCTGATCCGCGAGCGGAACCTGCCGATCGGCGGCCAACTCGGCCTGCGGCTGCCGCTGGAGACCGTGCGCTGA
- a CDS encoding FadR/GntR family transcriptional regulator, translated as MRARTRETLQDRIVALIHERQLAPGAPMPTEPQLMDLLGASRNSVREAIRALQALGIVEIRHGFGTFVGHAPLDVLTPSLTFRVRTRPGHGVRALHDLVAVREILETGLIASVALDVSEARLAALDALVTAMARDKEADRAFHSLLYESCDNELVLQLIGLFWDVYHEVEPALGPPEDRAADIVANHRRIVEALRNRDGSGAQEAMRRHFRDVKARIARAERWLAEAGQQPA; from the coding sequence ATGCGGGCACGCACGAGGGAGACCCTGCAGGACCGCATCGTCGCCCTCATTCACGAGCGTCAACTCGCGCCCGGCGCCCCGATGCCGACCGAGCCGCAGTTGATGGATCTGCTAGGGGCCAGCCGCAACAGCGTGCGGGAGGCGATCCGCGCCCTGCAGGCGCTGGGCATCGTGGAGATCCGGCACGGCTTCGGCACGTTCGTGGGGCATGCGCCGCTGGACGTCCTCACCCCGTCGCTGACGTTCCGGGTGCGTACCCGGCCCGGGCACGGCGTACGGGCGCTGCACGATCTGGTGGCCGTTCGCGAGATCCTGGAGACGGGGCTCATCGCCTCGGTGGCGCTCGACGTCAGCGAGGCCCGCCTCGCGGCCCTGGACGCCCTGGTCACGGCGATGGCCAGGGACAAGGAGGCGGACCGGGCCTTCCACTCGTTGCTCTACGAGTCCTGTGACAACGAGTTGGTGCTCCAGTTGATCGGGCTGTTCTGGGACGTCTACCACGAGGTGGAGCCGGCGCTCGGGCCGCCCGAGGACCGGGCGGCGGACATCGTCGCCAATCACCGGCGGATCGTCGAGGCGCTGCGCAACCGCGACGGGAGCGGCGCCCAGGAGGCGATGCGCCGGCACTTCCGCGACGTCAAGGCCAGGATCGCCCGGGCCGAGCGGTGGCTCGCCGAGGCGGGTCAACAGCCGGCCTGA
- a CDS encoding beta-galactosidase: protein MTMPRIMFGGDYNPEQWPEDVWAEDMKLMVEAGVSLVSVGIFAWAQVEPRPGEYDFGWFDRVLDHLAEAGIGASLATMTASPPPWLSRRHPEVLPSRADGVTLWPGARQHYCPSSPVYREHAARLVEQVATRYGDHPALRLWHIGNEYGCHVRACYCDVSADDFRRWLRERHGDVDTLNAAWSTAFWSQRYDDWSEVLPPRTAPTFGNPAHKLDFARFSNDAILACYTVERDILRRHTPDVPVTTNFTGLVHKPIDSFRWAAEQDVVSLDSYPDPYDPRTHVDAGFGYDLVRSARQGQPWLLMEQAPSAVNWRERNAPKPPGVMRLWSWQAVAHGADGVLFFQWRQAAGGAEKFHSAMLPNAGAHTRTHREVRDLGAELAATAELAGTRVRAEVALLHDWPNWWAVEGEAHPAPLDLLAAHRAHYAPLFDAHVTCDVVPPDADLAGYRLVIVPNLYLLSDATAAALREHVDRGGTLLVSYFTGVVDGTERLHPGGAPGPLRDVLGLRVEEFWPLPAGGTIGLDLDGRQGRGLEWSEWVEPAGAQVAGRFTEGELAGRPAVLRHRYGAGTAWYLATRPDPALMRTVLDQVRAEAGVAPVLPDLPDGVQAVRRHGDDRSYLFLLNHGDTQATVALPSPAVDLLGDADRPTERVTLPPRGVAVLRS from the coding sequence ATGACCATGCCCCGAATCATGTTCGGCGGGGACTACAACCCGGAACAGTGGCCGGAGGACGTCTGGGCCGAGGACATGAAGCTGATGGTGGAGGCGGGCGTCTCGCTGGTCTCGGTGGGCATCTTCGCGTGGGCCCAGGTGGAGCCCCGGCCCGGCGAGTACGACTTCGGCTGGTTCGACCGGGTGCTGGACCACCTGGCGGAGGCGGGCATCGGCGCGAGCCTGGCCACCATGACCGCCTCGCCGCCGCCCTGGTTGTCCCGCCGGCACCCCGAGGTGCTGCCCAGCAGGGCGGACGGCGTGACGCTCTGGCCCGGCGCCCGCCAGCACTACTGCCCGTCCAGTCCGGTCTACCGGGAACACGCGGCCCGGCTGGTCGAACAGGTCGCCACCCGCTACGGCGACCACCCGGCCCTGCGGCTGTGGCACATCGGCAACGAGTACGGCTGCCATGTGCGGGCCTGCTACTGCGACGTCTCCGCGGATGACTTCCGGCGCTGGCTGCGCGAACGCCACGGCGACGTCGACACGCTCAACGCCGCCTGGTCCACCGCCTTCTGGTCCCAGCGTTACGACGACTGGTCGGAGGTCCTGCCGCCGCGCACCGCGCCCACCTTCGGCAACCCCGCCCACAAGCTCGACTTCGCCCGCTTCAGCAACGACGCGATCCTCGCCTGCTACACCGTGGAACGCGACATCCTGCGCCGGCACACCCCGGACGTCCCGGTGACCACGAACTTCACCGGCCTCGTGCACAAGCCGATCGACTCCTTCCGCTGGGCCGCCGAGCAGGACGTCGTCAGCCTGGACAGTTATCCCGACCCGTACGACCCGCGTACGCACGTCGACGCCGGGTTCGGCTACGACCTCGTCCGCTCGGCCCGTCAGGGGCAGCCCTGGCTGCTCATGGAGCAGGCGCCGAGCGCGGTCAACTGGCGGGAGCGCAACGCCCCCAAGCCACCCGGGGTGATGCGGCTGTGGAGCTGGCAGGCGGTCGCCCACGGCGCCGACGGGGTGCTGTTCTTCCAGTGGCGGCAGGCGGCGGGCGGCGCCGAGAAGTTCCATTCGGCGATGCTGCCGAACGCCGGGGCGCACACCCGGACCCACCGCGAGGTACGCGACCTCGGCGCCGAGCTCGCGGCGACGGCCGAGCTGGCCGGCACCCGGGTACGGGCCGAGGTGGCCCTGCTGCACGACTGGCCCAACTGGTGGGCGGTGGAGGGTGAGGCGCACCCGGCCCCGCTGGACCTCCTGGCGGCCCACCGGGCGCACTACGCGCCGCTGTTCGACGCCCACGTCACCTGCGACGTCGTGCCACCCGACGCCGACCTGGCCGGATATCGCCTGGTGATCGTGCCCAACCTGTACCTGCTGTCGGACGCGACGGCCGCCGCGCTCCGCGAGCACGTGGACCGCGGCGGGACCCTGCTCGTGTCCTACTTCACGGGTGTCGTCGACGGCACCGAGCGGCTTCATCCGGGGGGCGCGCCGGGGCCGTTGCGGGACGTGCTCGGACTGCGGGTGGAGGAGTTCTGGCCCCTGCCCGCCGGGGGCACCATCGGCCTGGACCTCGACGGTCGGCAGGGTCGGGGTCTGGAATGGTCGGAATGGGTCGAGCCGGCGGGGGCCCAGGTGGCGGGGAGGTTCACCGAGGGCGAGCTGGCCGGCCGGCCCGCGGTGCTGCGGCACCGCTACGGCGCCGGGACCGCCTGGTACCTGGCGACCCGCCCCGACCCGGCGCTGATGCGCACCGTGCTCGACCAGGTCCGCGCGGAGGCCGGAGTCGCACCGGTCCTGCCGGACCTGCCCGACGGCGTGCAGGCCGTCCGCCGCCACGGCGACGACCGGTCGTACCTCTTCCTGCTCAACCACGGCGACACGCAGGCGACGGTGGCGCTCCCGTCCCCGGCCGTCGACCTGCTCGGTGACGCGGACCGACCGACCGAGCGCGTCACCCTGCCGCCGCGCGGCGTCGCCGTCCTGCGCTCCTGA
- a CDS encoding sialidase family protein, whose product MSRSPRSMIALGAVALAASLTLGAPPATAEQATAEPAAAGGRCGTSVPFTSGAEGYTGFRIPAVVTARSGVLLAFAEGRHGSLSDAGNIDLVLKRSTDGGCTWGPLQMVHDRGPDTAGNPAPVLTASGRLVLLSTVNAADASEAEIMRGEVTAEQSRRVFVQHSDDEGATWSAPQEITGQAKAENWRWYATGPGHALRLAGTAHRGRLVVPANHSIAPPAGSPDLGTEAKYYGGHLLYSDDDGANWQIGAVDDNPDGYVNVNESTAAQLPDGRLYLNTREHNGSGPGNRADTYSADGGQSLVLPYRPQATLVGPVVQASVLQLTGPKAPLLFSGPADPASRAAMTLRISTDQGATWSPALALSGLPAGYSDLVQLDARTVGVLYETGNFGPYETITFRRIPTGELKPRG is encoded by the coding sequence ATGTCCCGGTCACCCCGTTCGATGATCGCCCTTGGCGCTGTCGCACTCGCCGCATCCCTCACCCTCGGCGCCCCACCGGCCACGGCGGAACAAGCCACGGCGGAGCCGGCCGCGGCCGGTGGCCGGTGCGGCACGTCCGTGCCGTTCACCTCCGGCGCCGAGGGCTACACCGGATTCCGGATCCCCGCCGTGGTCACGGCCCGGTCCGGGGTCCTGCTCGCCTTCGCGGAAGGGCGGCACGGCTCGTTGAGCGACGCCGGCAACATCGATCTCGTCCTGAAGCGGTCCACGGACGGCGGGTGCACCTGGGGGCCGCTGCAGATGGTGCACGACCGCGGGCCGGACACCGCCGGCAACCCCGCCCCGGTGCTGACGGCGAGCGGCCGTCTCGTGCTGTTGTCCACCGTGAACGCCGCCGACGCGTCGGAGGCCGAGATCATGCGCGGCGAGGTCACGGCCGAGCAGAGCCGCCGGGTCTTCGTCCAGCACAGCGACGACGAGGGAGCCACCTGGTCCGCTCCTCAGGAGATCACCGGGCAGGCGAAGGCGGAGAACTGGCGGTGGTACGCGACGGGGCCGGGCCACGCCCTGCGCCTGGCCGGCACGGCGCACCGGGGCCGGCTGGTGGTGCCCGCCAACCACTCGATCGCGCCGCCGGCCGGCTCGCCCGATCTCGGCACCGAGGCCAAGTACTACGGCGGCCACCTGCTCTACAGCGACGACGACGGCGCGAACTGGCAGATCGGGGCGGTCGACGACAACCCGGACGGCTACGTGAACGTCAACGAGTCCACGGCCGCGCAGCTGCCGGACGGCCGGCTCTACCTGAACACCCGGGAGCACAACGGCAGCGGGCCGGGGAACCGGGCCGACACCTACAGCGCCGACGGCGGCCAGTCGCTGGTGCTGCCGTACCGGCCACAGGCGACGCTGGTGGGGCCGGTCGTGCAGGCGAGCGTCCTGCAGTTGACCGGCCCGAAGGCGCCACTGCTCTTCTCCGGGCCCGCCGACCCGGCCAGCCGGGCCGCGATGACGCTGCGGATCAGCACGGACCAGGGCGCCACCTGGTCGCCGGCCCTGGCGCTGTCCGGCCTTCCCGCCGGCTACTCCGACCTGGTGCAACTGGACGCGCGTACGGTCGGTGTGCTCTACGAGACGGGCAACTTCGGCCCGTACGAGACCATCACCTTCCGCCGGATCCCGACCGGTGAACTGAAGCCGCGCGGGTGA